The following coding sequences lie in one Flavobacterium cyclinae genomic window:
- a CDS encoding ABC transporter ATPase, whose protein sequence is MFVPFETLPEESKIWIYQSNRKFSDEEIQEIETELKIFLDNWSSHGQSLEASFITRYNRFIIIAVNQNVQAATGCSIDASVQFIQSLEQKYNVDLLDKMNVTFKVGEHVAFKPLIEFKKMAKEKAVSENTIVFNNLLNTLGELNDFWEVPASESWHNRFF, encoded by the coding sequence ATGTTTGTACCATTTGAGACCTTACCAGAAGAATCAAAAATTTGGATTTATCAATCTAATAGAAAGTTTTCTGATGAAGAAATTCAAGAAATTGAAACGGAATTAAAGATTTTCTTGGATAATTGGTCTTCACACGGTCAAAGTCTTGAAGCTTCATTTATAACACGATACAATCGTTTTATAATCATTGCAGTAAATCAAAATGTGCAAGCAGCAACAGGTTGTTCAATAGATGCTTCAGTTCAATTCATACAAAGTTTAGAACAAAAATATAATGTAGATTTATTAGACAAAATGAATGTTACATTTAAAGTAGGAGAACACGTTGCTTTTAAACCACTTATCGAATTTAAAAAAATGGCAAAAGAAAAAGCCGTTTCGGAAAACACGATTGTATTTAATAATTTATTGAATACGTTAGGTGAGTTAAACGATTTTTGGGAAGTTCCTGCAAGTGAAAGTTGGCATAATCGATTTTTTTAA